From the genome of Streptomyces sp. V2I9:
GCGCACGACGACCAGGGCACCGAACACGCCGCCTACCTCGTGCCGGGGCGTACGCCCGACTCGCCCGCCCTGTGGTTCTTCTGGACCGGCAGCGAGCCGGAGCGCGCCCACCGGACCGCGTACGTCCCCTGGTGCCCCGTCATCCTCCGCCAGATCGAGACGGGCATCGTGCGGCGGTGCACCTACTTCGACCGGCACCCCGCGTCCCACTCCTGGGACGTGGCCGATCCGCTCGGGGACCTGGTCGCGGAACGGCTCGCCTTCGGTGACGCCCCGAAGGGTGACCCGTACCCGTGAACCAGTGCACCGCCGTCGCGTCACTGCCGCCCCCGAAGTACGCGGTCGCCCTCGCGGACCCCGGGCAGAGCCCCGAGACCGGACACGTCCTCTGCGAACTCGGGGAGGGCCACGAGGAGGCCCACGCCGCGATGCTGTGGGACAAGGGCGGGCGGCCCGGAAGCGCCGTCTGGGCCCGGTGGGGCGCGGGGCCCGCCCGGCTGACACCGCTCCCCTGGTGCGCCGTCCTCGACCCCCGTGACGCGGACGCGGCCTGCGGCCTGTTCGCCGGGCACCCGGCTCCGCACGACTGGGAGATCGCGGACCCCACCGACGAGGCGATCACACGGGAGTTGGCTCGACAGCACCCGCACCTGTTCCGCTGACGGGCCCTCACCAGGAGCCGGTGAAGGCTCACATGCGGGATCTCAGTACGTCCACCTCGCAGCCGGGCGCGAACGGGTCGAAGCCGTGCTCGGCCAGCCAGCGCACCGCCAGCAGGCTCCGCGCCGACCACCATGCGTGGATCACGTCGAGGTCGACGTCGCCGCCGTAACCGGTGAGGACGTCGTCGAGGTGCTCCTCGTGGCCCAGCGTGAAGGTGGCCAGGTCGTACAGGGCGTCCCCCCGGCCCGCCTCGGACCAGTCGATGATGCCGGTGACCTCGTCACCGTCGAGGAAGACGTGGGCGATCTGGAGGTCGCCGTGTGTGAACGCCGGGGTCCAGGGTCGCAGCGCGGCCTCGGCGACCCGGCGGTTGCGGGCCACCAGGTCGGCGGGCAGGACACCGTTCGCCACGAGAAGGGCGCACTCGGCGTCGAGTTCCGCACCCAGCGCGGCGGCGCTCCGGCCGGCCCGGCCGGTCCGGGGCGGTGGCGGTGCGTCGTGCAGCTTCCGGATGGCGGCTCCCGCCGCCGCCCACCCCGCCGCCGACCCGGTGGCCCGACCGCCGAGACGTCCGAGCGTCGCCCCCGGAAGGGCGGCGAGGGCGAGCACGGGCGGCTTGCGCCACCTGATCTCCGGCGTCGGGACCGGGGCGAGGGCCATCGCCTCGACCTCGGCGTCGACCCGCGCCTGATCGGCGTCCACCTTCAGGAACACGTCACCGACGCGCAGAGTCGCACGCTCGGCATGGGCGACGACGACTTCGACCTTGTCCATGGCGGCCAGTTTCCCGGACGGGAGGGACGACGAGCCATTCCCTCCGGTCGCCCGGCTCGGTGGCCGGGGCCGTCGTACGGAGGAGCGGCGTCACAGAGGGTCGAGGCCGTCATACGGGTGCTGGGCGTCCCGCCGCCGCCGCACCAGAACCCTGTCCACCGCGTCGGACACCCGGCTCACCCGCTTCGCGCGTTCTTCCGCCCTCCGGGCCCCCTCCCGCCGTACCACGACCAGGTCCCGGCGGGCGCGACGCACTGCCGCCGCCCGCCACTCGGTCAACGGCCACCACAGGAGCGCGGTCGGGTGCGCGGTGGCCCCCGGTTCGGTGCCCAGGCTCACCCACACGTCCCGTGGGTACCCCTTGACCTGCCCTGCTTCCTGGAGGTCCCGCAGCAGGCCGGCCACCGCCTCCACCTCGACGCACTCCTCCGGAGGGTCGAAGTCGGTCAGGCGCGCCCGCGCGCGGACCCGTCGCGCGTCCACGGCTTCGGCGATCACCTCCGGGGACGACGGGCGTTCCGCCGACGCCACCTCTGCCAGGACTTCCCGCCTGTTCGTGTCCAACGTCCGGCCTCCCGGTTCCGTGCGATCCGGCCCGACCGCACGACCTCTCATCCGGTTCCGAGGGGAAGGTGTACGGATTCCTTCCCCTGGAAGGGCAGGGGCACGGGCGTGACCCTTGCCCCCGGGTACGGCTGCGGGCCCGG
Proteins encoded in this window:
- a CDS encoding phosphotransferase family protein; its protein translation is MDKVEVVVAHAERATLRVGDVFLKVDADQARVDAEVEAMALAPVPTPEIRWRKPPVLALAALPGATLGRLGGRATGSAAGWAAAGAAIRKLHDAPPPPRTGRAGRSAAALGAELDAECALLVANGVLPADLVARNRRVAEAALRPWTPAFTHGDLQIAHVFLDGDEVTGIIDWSEAGRGDALYDLATFTLGHEEHLDDVLTGYGGDVDLDVIHAWWSARSLLAVRWLAEHGFDPFAPGCEVDVLRSRM